The Argentina anserina chromosome 3, drPotAnse1.1, whole genome shotgun sequence genome includes a region encoding these proteins:
- the LOC126787105 gene encoding GDSL esterase/lipase At1g28600-like codes for MKIYCNELLSRSLILVGEIGGNDYNHALLAGKSIEQIQTYVPLVIAEISSTINELIELGAMTLVVPGNFPIGCLPIYLTKFQTSDINQYNSSTGCLNWLNKFAEYHNDQLQIELRQIQGLHPNVHIIYADYYNAVLPFYHSPDEFGFIGGTVEACCGCGGPYNYNSSAECGSIEASACENPAEFINWDGIHFTEAAYMWIAKDLLTGKFSIPSIGSYPCVFQRSDDL; via the exons atgaaaattt ATTGCAATGAACTCCTCTCCAGATCGTTAATTCTTGTGGGAGAGATTGGAGGAAATGATTACAATCATGCATTGTTGGCAGGGAAAAGTATAGAACAGATTCAAACATATGTACCCTTGGTGATAGCAGAAATCTCTTCAACCATCAAT GAGTTAATTGAGCTTGGGGCAATGACACTTGTGGTACCTGGCAACTTTCCAATCGGTTGCCTTCCCATTTATCTTACAAAATTTCAGACTTCAGATATAAACCAGTATAACTCTTCAACTGGCTGCCTGAATTGGTTAAACAAGTTTGCTGAATATCACAATGACCAGCTTCAAATAGAACTAAGACAGATTCAAGGGCTTCACCCCAATGTCCACATCATTTATGCAGATTATTACAATGCTGTGCTTCCCTTTTATCATTCTCCAGACGAATTCG GATTTATTGGGGGAACAGTTGAAGCATGCTGTGGATGCGGAGGACCATACAATTACAACTCATCGGCAGAATGTGGCTCCATAGAGGCAAGTGCTTGTGAAAACCCTGCAGAGTTTATCAACTGGGATGGTATACATTTTACTGAAGCAGCATATATGTGGATAGCCAAAGATTTATTAACAGGCAAATTCAGCATTCCCAGCATTGGTAGTTATCCTTGTGTATTTCAGAGGAGTGATGACCTGTGA